Proteins co-encoded in one Ruegeria sp. HKCCD4315 genomic window:
- a CDS encoding M20 aminoacylase family protein, translating to MPIKNRLAEMHDEITGWRRDIHQHPEILYDTHRTSALVAEKLKEFGCDEVVTGIGRTGVVGVIRGKSDTQGRVIGLRADMDALPMQEQTGLDYASKTENAMHACGHDGHTAMVLGAAKYLSETRNFDGTAVVIFQPAEEGGNGAEAMCKDGLMDRFGIQEVYAMHNVPGLPTGQFAIRSGPLLAAADEFSIQLEGRGGHAAKPHETVDTTVMMSQLIVALQTIVSRNADPIQQGVLSVTSVETSSKAFNVIPQSAQIRGTVRTHSNEMRDLIEKRLKEVAEGIAATFGGSVNVNYTRGVPVTINAEEQTGYAEQAAVSVGGSCVEASMVMGGEDFSFMLEERPGAFIVLGNGDSAGLHHPEYNFNDQIIPIGCSWFAEMVERRMPAA from the coding sequence ATGCCGATTAAAAACCGCCTTGCAGAGATGCACGATGAAATCACAGGTTGGCGGCGTGACATTCACCAACATCCGGAAATTCTGTATGACACCCACCGCACCAGCGCACTGGTTGCCGAAAAGCTGAAGGAGTTCGGCTGTGATGAGGTTGTCACTGGCATTGGTCGGACCGGTGTAGTCGGGGTCATTCGCGGCAAAAGCGACACGCAGGGCCGCGTGATCGGGCTGCGCGCGGACATGGATGCGCTGCCGATGCAGGAGCAGACCGGGCTGGACTATGCCTCGAAAACAGAAAATGCGATGCATGCCTGCGGTCATGACGGGCATACGGCCATGGTTTTGGGCGCAGCGAAATACCTGTCTGAAACACGCAATTTCGACGGAACCGCTGTGGTGATTTTCCAACCCGCCGAAGAAGGCGGCAATGGCGCAGAAGCCATGTGCAAAGACGGTTTGATGGACCGGTTCGGCATTCAGGAAGTCTACGCCATGCACAATGTTCCGGGTTTGCCTACCGGGCAATTTGCGATCCGGTCGGGGCCGTTGCTTGCGGCAGCGGATGAGTTCTCGATTCAGCTGGAAGGGCGGGGCGGTCACGCGGCGAAACCACATGAGACTGTGGATACGACGGTGATGATGTCGCAATTGATCGTGGCTTTGCAGACCATTGTGTCACGCAACGCAGACCCAATTCAGCAGGGTGTCCTGTCTGTGACGTCGGTCGAGACGTCGTCCAAAGCATTCAACGTGATCCCGCAATCGGCGCAGATACGCGGTACGGTGCGCACGCATTCGAACGAGATGCGCGACTTGATTGAGAAACGCCTCAAAGAGGTCGCCGAAGGGATCGCCGCGACGTTCGGTGGTTCGGTGAACGTCAATTACACGCGCGGTGTACCGGTGACGATCAATGCTGAAGAGCAAACAGGTTATGCCGAACAGGCCGCGGTATCTGTTGGTGGCAGTTGTGTCGAGGCTTCGATGGTGATGGGGGGCGAGGATTTCTCGTTCATGTTGGAAGAACGGCCCGGAGCCTTCATTGTTCTGGGTAACGGAGACAGCGCCGGGTTGCACCACCCCGAATACAATTTCAACGACCAGATCATCCCGATCGGGTGCTCGTGGTTTGCGGAAATGGTCGAGCGCCGGATGCCGGCGGCTTGA
- a CDS encoding M20 aminoacylase family protein yields MPVKNRLAEMHGEITKWRRYLHAHPELMYDVHETAAFVADRLKEFGVDEITPGIGKTGVVGVIKGRTDTQGRVIGLRADMDALPIEEATGLDYASTVSGKMHACGHDGHTSMLLGAAQYLAETRNFDGTVVLIFQPAEEGGAGGLAMCQDGLMDRWGIQEVYGMHNMPGLPVGEFAIRPGALLASSDEFKITVTGKGGHAAAPHDAVDTTLVASHIVVSLQSVVSRTVDPIKRVVLTVGTFETDSVASNVIAHTVRLQGTVRTLDPEYRAIAEDRVRRIAEDTASAFGATAEVVWESGYPVTVNSDAETTYAAEAAQAVAGKVNDSTDPIMPSEDFAYMLEERPGAYIFIGNGDTAMCHHPEYNFDDDAIPAGCSWFAELVERRLPVA; encoded by the coding sequence ATGCCGGTAAAAAACAGACTTGCGGAAATGCATGGCGAGATTACCAAGTGGCGCCGTTATCTACATGCACATCCTGAGCTCATGTATGACGTTCACGAAACCGCAGCATTTGTTGCGGACCGTCTGAAAGAATTTGGCGTAGACGAGATTACTCCGGGGATTGGCAAAACTGGTGTTGTTGGAGTGATCAAAGGGCGCACGGATACGCAGGGGCGTGTCATTGGCCTGCGGGCGGATATGGATGCGCTGCCGATTGAAGAGGCGACAGGGCTGGACTATGCCTCAACCGTTTCAGGTAAGATGCACGCCTGCGGTCATGACGGTCACACCTCGATGCTGCTGGGGGCAGCGCAATATCTGGCCGAGACACGCAATTTCGACGGCACTGTGGTTCTGATCTTTCAGCCAGCCGAAGAAGGTGGCGCAGGTGGACTGGCCATGTGTCAGGACGGGTTGATGGACCGCTGGGGCATTCAGGAAGTTTATGGCATGCACAACATGCCCGGTCTTCCTGTGGGTGAGTTTGCCATTCGACCGGGTGCGCTGCTGGCTTCATCTGACGAGTTCAAAATTACCGTAACCGGCAAAGGCGGGCACGCTGCCGCACCTCATGACGCGGTGGACACGACGCTGGTTGCCTCGCATATCGTTGTTTCGTTGCAATCCGTGGTGTCGCGCACGGTTGACCCGATCAAGCGCGTTGTCTTGACAGTTGGAACTTTCGAAACGGACAGTGTGGCGTCAAACGTGATTGCGCACACCGTACGTTTGCAGGGAACAGTTCGGACGCTGGATCCTGAATACCGCGCAATCGCGGAAGACCGGGTGCGCCGGATCGCCGAGGATACGGCGTCGGCCTTTGGAGCCACGGCAGAGGTAGTTTGGGAGTCTGGTTACCCTGTGACCGTGAACTCGGATGCCGAAACAACATACGCAGCCGAGGCAGCCCAAGCTGTCGCGGGTAAGGTCAACGACAGCACGGACCCGATCATGCCGTCCGAAGATTTTGCCTATATGCTTGAAGAACGGCCCGGAGCTTACATCTTTATCGGGAACGGGGATACGGCCATGTGCCATCACCCCGAATATAATTTTGATGACGACGCCATTCCCGCCGGCTGCAGTTGGTTTGCCGAGCTTGTGGAACGACGATTGCCCGTCGCATAA
- a CDS encoding M20 aminoacylase family protein has protein sequence MPVKNRFAELQNEITAWRRDLHENPEILFETHRTSAVVAEKLKEFGCDEVVTGIGRTGVVGVIKGKSDSRGKVIGLRADMDALPVHEATGLDYASKTPGAMHACGHDGHTAMLLGAAKYLSETRNFDGTVVVIFQPAEEGGGGGREMCEDGMMDRWNIQEVYGMHNWPGKPVGSFAIRPGSFFAATDQFDITFEGRGGHAAKPQETVDTTVMTAQAVLALQTIASRNADPIDQVVVSVTSFETSSKAFNVIPQTVQIKGTVRTMSKDMRDLAEKRINEICAGVATTFGGTADVTYIRGYPVMVNSDEQTAFAADVAKSVSGDCEEAPLVMGGEDFAFMLEERPGAYILVGNGDTAMVHHPEYNFNDEAIPAGCSWWAEIVEQRMPAA, from the coding sequence ATGCCAGTTAAAAACCGATTTGCCGAATTACAGAATGAGATCACCGCTTGGCGACGGGATCTGCACGAAAACCCGGAAATCCTGTTTGAAACCCACCGTACCAGCGCAGTTGTGGCCGAGAAACTCAAAGAGTTCGGTTGTGATGAGGTTGTCACCGGCATCGGACGCACCGGTGTCGTGGGTGTGATCAAGGGCAAGTCGGACAGCAGGGGCAAGGTGATTGGTCTGCGCGCAGACATGGATGCACTGCCGGTTCATGAGGCGACAGGGCTGGATTATGCCTCGAAAACACCGGGTGCTATGCATGCCTGCGGTCATGACGGTCACACAGCGATGCTGTTGGGGGCGGCAAAGTACTTGTCTGAAACACGCAATTTCGACGGCACTGTGGTGGTGATTTTCCAACCCGCCGAAGAAGGTGGCGGTGGTGGCCGTGAAATGTGTGAAGACGGCATGATGGACCGCTGGAACATTCAGGAAGTCTATGGAATGCACAACTGGCCGGGTAAACCGGTTGGCAGCTTTGCCATTCGTCCCGGCTCGTTCTTTGCAGCTACTGATCAGTTCGACATCACCTTTGAAGGTCGCGGCGGGCACGCAGCCAAACCGCAAGAGACGGTGGACACGACCGTGATGACGGCGCAGGCGGTTTTGGCTTTGCAAACCATTGCGTCCCGAAATGCGGATCCGATTGATCAGGTCGTTGTGTCGGTGACGTCTTTTGAAACCTCATCAAAGGCTTTCAACGTGATCCCGCAAACTGTGCAGATCAAAGGTACCGTGCGTACCATGAGCAAGGATATGCGCGATTTGGCTGAAAAGCGGATCAATGAGATTTGTGCAGGCGTGGCAACAACGTTCGGGGGCACCGCGGACGTGACCTATATCCGTGGCTATCCGGTAATGGTGAACAGCGACGAGCAGACCGCGTTTGCAGCGGATGTGGCAAAGTCAGTGTCTGGCGATTGTGAAGAGGCCCCGTTGGTGATGGGCGGCGAGGATTTCGCGTTCATGCTGGAAGAGCGTCCAGGTGCTTATATCCTTGTGGGCAACGGCGACACAGCCATGGTTCATCACCCGGAATACAATTTCAACGACGAGGCCATCCCGGCCGGTTGTAGCTGGTGGGCAGAGATTGTTGAACAACGGATGCCGGCCGCTTGA
- the argE gene encoding acetylornithine deacetylase: MANRLTPLEIMTKLISFPTVSRETNLPLVDWVEEYLLGHGIKPHRWPDPDQPHKAAIFAHVGPFEEGAVVLSGHTDVVPVDGQPWDTDPFRVTEKDGKYFGRGTCDMKGFDALAIWALVEAHHAGVKRPLQLALSFDEEVGCTGAPPMIQAMQEVLPKGSAVIVGEPSMMQAVTGHKGGFGFDTHITGFEVHSSIMHTGVNAIMEAAPLIDWANRQNAANMAADPSPVAAVFDPPWTTCHVGMIEGGTAHNITAKDCKFMMDFRTVPDESKAQWQDAYFQQVRAIEARMQQVHPEARIELSENFSIPGLVPEQDGEAETLVRALTGDNASHVVSYGTEAGQFQEAGYSAVICGPGDIAQAHQPNEFISVAQFEAGQKFMQRLVEKLGT, encoded by the coding sequence ATGGCAAATCGCCTGACGCCGCTTGAGATCATGACCAAGCTGATCTCTTTTCCAACCGTAAGCCGCGAAACCAATCTGCCACTGGTGGATTGGGTTGAGGAGTATTTGCTAGGTCACGGGATTAAACCGCATCGCTGGCCCGACCCGGATCAACCGCACAAGGCTGCGATCTTTGCGCATGTTGGTCCATTTGAAGAAGGCGCAGTGGTTCTGTCTGGTCACACTGACGTCGTGCCGGTGGATGGTCAGCCGTGGGATACGGACCCGTTTCGCGTGACCGAGAAAGACGGCAAGTATTTTGGGCGGGGCACGTGCGACATGAAGGGCTTCGATGCTTTGGCCATTTGGGCCCTTGTCGAAGCGCATCACGCCGGGGTCAAACGGCCATTGCAGCTTGCGCTCAGCTTTGATGAAGAGGTCGGCTGCACTGGTGCGCCGCCTATGATCCAGGCGATGCAGGAAGTTCTGCCCAAAGGATCCGCCGTGATCGTGGGTGAACCATCCATGATGCAGGCCGTGACAGGGCACAAAGGTGGTTTCGGCTTTGATACCCACATCACGGGATTCGAAGTTCATAGCTCGATCATGCACACAGGCGTCAACGCGATTATGGAGGCCGCGCCTCTGATCGATTGGGCGAACCGGCAGAACGCAGCAAATATGGCGGCGGACCCCAGCCCGGTTGCCGCCGTTTTCGATCCGCCATGGACGACCTGCCATGTTGGCATGATTGAAGGTGGCACAGCGCACAATATTACCGCCAAGGACTGCAAGTTCATGATGGATTTCCGAACCGTGCCGGATGAATCCAAGGCGCAATGGCAGGATGCTTATTTTCAGCAGGTCCGCGCGATTGAGGCCCGTATGCAGCAAGTGCACCCCGAGGCCCGTATCGAACTTTCCGAAAACTTTTCTATCCCGGGACTCGTGCCTGAACAGGATGGTGAAGCGGAAACTCTGGTGCGCGCGTTGACGGGCGACAATGCCAGCCATGTTGTCAGCTATGGAACCGAGGCGGGGCAGTTTCAGGAAGCTGGATATTCGGCGGTGATTTGCGGCCCCGGCGATATTGCGCAGGCCCATCAGCCGAATGAGTTCATTTCGGTCGCTCAGTTCGAAGCTGGGCAAAAGTTCATGCAGCGCTTGGTTGAAAAGCTGGGCACCTGA
- a CDS encoding ABC transporter ATP-binding protein yields MLDQPIAQIKKLRVEFQTKDGPVVGVEDVSFEVNPGETVCIVGESGSGKSVSSLSLMRLVEFGGGEIAGGELLFDRRDGEEMDLSNADQDLMKQIRGNEIGMIFQEPMTALNPVFTVGRQLTEGLRIHKEMSKAQAEERALELLRQVRIPEPERRLKQYPHELSGGMRQRVVIAMAMACEPRLLIADEPTTALDVTIQAEILALMDRLKRETGTAVMFITHDMAVVAQMADRVVVMFRGNKVEEGTVKEIFENPQHDYTKALLAAVPKLGEMRGKSAPEPMKLLGVEGQNIAPIPGTEDVLLTVKNLTTRFPVKGGLLRRTISNVHAVEDVSFTLNKGQTLSLVGESGCGKSSAGRSILRLVEPMAGEVNLDGVDIMKLDPAGLRKARLDMQMIFQDPFASLNPQMQLVDQVAEPMRNYGVATGSELQDRVAQLFDKVQLPRSFMRRFPHEMSGGQRQRIAIARALALNPKLIIADEAVSALDVSVQAQVLNLMMELQSELGLSYLFISHDMAVVERVSHYVGVMYLGRIVELGPRARVFENPQHAYTQALMKAVPIADPNKRKSEKDLNFKPIPSPIHPVGHTPEPSQYQEVEPGHFILTTDSGY; encoded by the coding sequence GTGCTGGATCAGCCTATTGCACAAATCAAAAAACTGCGGGTGGAATTTCAGACCAAGGACGGCCCTGTCGTCGGCGTCGAAGACGTCTCGTTCGAGGTCAATCCGGGCGAAACCGTTTGTATCGTTGGTGAATCGGGCTCTGGAAAGTCGGTGTCATCGCTGTCTCTGATGCGGTTGGTCGAGTTTGGCGGGGGCGAGATTGCGGGCGGCGAACTGCTGTTCGATCGCCGCGATGGCGAAGAGATGGACCTTTCCAATGCCGACCAGGATCTGATGAAACAGATTCGCGGAAACGAGATCGGGATGATCTTTCAGGAGCCGATGACCGCCCTGAACCCGGTGTTTACTGTCGGCCGCCAGTTGACCGAAGGGCTGCGCATCCACAAGGAAATGTCGAAAGCGCAGGCTGAAGAAAGGGCATTGGAACTGCTGCGTCAGGTTCGCATTCCGGAACCGGAACGCCGCCTTAAGCAATACCCGCACGAGCTGTCCGGTGGGATGCGCCAGCGTGTGGTCATCGCGATGGCCATGGCGTGCGAACCGCGCCTGTTGATCGCGGATGAACCCACCACGGCTTTGGATGTGACCATTCAGGCCGAGATTTTGGCTCTGATGGACCGTCTCAAGCGGGAAACCGGCACAGCAGTGATGTTCATCACCCACGATATGGCAGTGGTTGCACAGATGGCTGACCGCGTGGTGGTTATGTTCCGCGGCAACAAGGTCGAAGAGGGTACCGTCAAGGAAATCTTCGAGAACCCGCAGCACGACTATACCAAGGCCCTTCTGGCCGCGGTGCCAAAACTGGGTGAGATGCGGGGTAAATCCGCACCCGAGCCCATGAAGCTGTTGGGGGTGGAGGGGCAGAATATTGCCCCCATCCCCGGCACCGAAGATGTTCTGCTGACCGTCAAGAATCTGACGACGCGTTTTCCGGTCAAAGGCGGGTTGTTGCGGCGCACGATTTCGAACGTCCATGCAGTTGAAGACGTCTCATTCACGCTGAACAAGGGCCAGACCCTCAGCCTTGTGGGTGAATCCGGGTGCGGCAAATCCTCGGCCGGACGCTCGATCCTGCGGCTGGTCGAGCCCATGGCGGGTGAGGTCAATCTGGACGGCGTCGATATCATGAAGCTTGACCCTGCCGGTCTGCGCAAGGCGCGGTTGGACATGCAGATGATCTTTCAGGATCCCTTCGCGTCGCTGAACCCGCAAATGCAGTTGGTGGATCAGGTGGCTGAACCGATGCGCAACTACGGGGTTGCGACTGGATCAGAGCTGCAAGACCGCGTCGCACAGCTGTTCGACAAGGTGCAGCTGCCCCGCAGTTTCATGCGCCGTTTCCCGCATGAAATGTCAGGTGGTCAGCGTCAACGGATCGCCATTGCCCGGGCCTTGGCCCTTAACCCAAAGCTGATCATCGCGGATGAAGCCGTTTCGGCCCTCGACGTGTCGGTGCAGGCACAGGTGCTGAACCTGATGATGGAACTGCAATCCGAGCTGGGCCTGTCCTATCTGTTCATCAGCCATGATATGGCAGTGGTTGAACGGGTCAGCCATTATGTCGGGGTCATGTATCTGGGTCGCATCGTCGAGCTTGGCCCACGCGCCCGGGTCTTCGAAAACCCCCAGCATGCCTATACGCAGGCGCTGATGAAGGCGGTTCCGATCGCGGACCCCAACAAGCGGAAGTCCGAAAAAGACCTGAACTTCAAGCCGATTCCGTCTCCGATTCATCCTGTGGGCCACACGCCGGAACCTTCGCAATATCAAGAGGTTGAGCCGGGTCACTTCATCCTGACGACGGACAGCGGATACTAA
- a CDS encoding 3-deoxy-D-manno-octulosonic acid transferase yields the protein MPGTDDRPTLLYRLYCGFTALVQPLAWRTVRNKLRAADVPEDRERERLGHASLPRPSGRLIWFHAASVGESLSVLSLIKRLADRLPDAEFLITSGTPTSAALIAKRMPPRTRHQYPPLDTAGPVTRFLSHWRPDAGIFVESEIWPRLIVESHRQNIPLALLNARLSEKSVRGWKKRPNTARFILSKFHLILTQNDKTAANLIDIGATPSRVQPGTNLKAMSDPLPVDQATFQDIQTQIADRPVWIASSTHAGEEETVLTAHKTLLERWPNLLLLLIPRHPERRDDIATLIKVADMPASFRSRGELIRENTQIYVADTLGETGTWYALCPIVFLGGSLKEIGGHNPFEPAQAGAAVITGPGYFNFAETFAPLIKSGGAIEVQTAAELSQIVAHWLSDQNALQSAQKAAQSCVHTQSDALESVIDTLCAELDLH from the coding sequence ATGCCCGGCACAGACGACCGCCCGACGCTGCTGTACAGACTGTACTGCGGCTTTACTGCTCTTGTGCAACCCCTGGCATGGCGAACCGTGCGCAACAAGCTGCGCGCAGCCGATGTACCTGAAGACCGAGAAAGAGAGCGTCTTGGCCACGCCAGCCTGCCCCGTCCATCTGGGCGTCTGATCTGGTTTCATGCCGCCAGCGTCGGCGAAAGCCTGTCGGTCCTCAGCCTGATCAAACGGTTGGCTGACCGTCTGCCGGATGCCGAGTTCCTGATCACCTCAGGTACGCCCACCTCTGCCGCATTGATCGCCAAACGCATGCCGCCCCGAACACGGCATCAATACCCACCGCTGGATACCGCAGGCCCTGTAACTCGCTTTCTCTCTCATTGGCGACCCGATGCGGGCATCTTCGTCGAAAGCGAAATATGGCCCCGCCTGATCGTGGAAAGCCATCGGCAGAACATCCCGCTGGCACTTCTAAACGCCCGCCTGTCTGAAAAATCTGTCAGAGGCTGGAAGAAACGCCCTAACACCGCGCGTTTCATTTTATCCAAATTCCACCTGATTCTGACCCAGAATGACAAAACCGCAGCCAACCTGATCGACATCGGCGCAACGCCAAGCCGCGTGCAGCCGGGCACCAATCTAAAGGCAATGTCCGATCCCCTGCCGGTGGATCAAGCGACATTTCAGGACATCCAAACACAGATCGCAGACCGCCCGGTCTGGATTGCAAGTTCCACCCATGCGGGCGAGGAAGAAACCGTTCTGACCGCGCACAAGACACTGCTTGAACGCTGGCCGAACTTGCTCTTGCTGTTGATCCCACGCCACCCAGAGCGCCGAGACGACATTGCAACGCTGATCAAAGTTGCTGATATGCCTGCATCTTTCCGATCCAGGGGCGAACTGATCAGAGAAAACACCCAAATTTACGTCGCTGATACACTGGGAGAAACCGGAACCTGGTACGCCTTGTGCCCGATTGTATTCCTCGGCGGCTCACTGAAAGAAATCGGGGGCCACAATCCTTTTGAGCCTGCTCAAGCCGGGGCGGCGGTGATCACGGGTCCGGGTTACTTTAACTTTGCCGAGACCTTTGCCCCGCTGATTAAATCCGGCGGCGCAATCGAGGTTCAAACTGCGGCTGAACTCTCCCAAATCGTGGCGCATTGGTTGTCAGACCAGAACGCCCTGCAATCTGCACAAAAAGCCGCGCAATCTTGCGTACACACGCAGTCAGATGCTCTTGAATCCGTCATCGACACCCTCTGTGCAGAGCTTGATCTGCACTAA